A genome region from Planctomycetota bacterium includes the following:
- a CDS encoding nucleotidyltransferase domain-containing protein: MDTQSQKAVEDFAERVRRCLPDARIWVFGSRVRGTHGEFSDLDLCVVAPRLDDAADRYIMDCAWDAGFAHDLVITTVTYSREEFEDGPCSASPLVQSIQLEGLVV, encoded by the coding sequence ATGGACACTCAGAGCCAGAAAGCGGTGGAAGACTTTGCCGAGCGCGTGCGTCGGTGCCTTCCTGACGCCCGCATCTGGGTGTTCGGGTCGCGGGTTCGCGGCACGCACGGGGAGTTCTCCGACCTCGACCTGTGCGTCGTGGCGCCGCGTCTGGACGACGCCGCTGACCGCTACATCATGGATTGCGCCTGGGACGCCGGCTTCGCCCACGACCTCGTCATCACCACGGTCACTTACTCGCGCGAGGAATTCGAGGACGGCCCCTGCTCGGCCAGCCCGCTGGTTCAGTCCATCCAGCTCGAAGGCCTGGTGGTGTGA
- a CDS encoding ABC transporter ATP-binding protein: protein MWNEPLPPGLAFDEPVRMSVAADLRPDGSFGRELLVVAGERVFVVTVGGISSSRVPRRGDTPPTTEDQQTPSVRLELPLAELKEPKAESFFGGGALEVSHNGSRVELVRYSAARARRFATAAKVLDKWLKGEEAPLPEGDDERCPRCGLPLEKGTKVCSVCAPKGRALRRLIAYLRPHLRWALLLMGLSLAATAIGLMIPYLQKPLMDVVLVPKGVPRPMPERLRILGLLVLAGLSAHLLITAIGVAQSWLSAWVGNRITHDVRCQLYRHLQYLSLRFYDQRELGTVISRVNQDTGQLQAFLVWGSQDLAVNVLRLVGVGVMVFVINWKLALLILIPAPFVTVLSGTFWKRIHHIIHRMFHRWGRLNALLSETLNGLRIVKVFSQEAREIRRFDASSADLATAGVRVEWVWSVLFSGIGLMIALGTLLVWYMGGRDVLGGRMTPGDLVAFMMYVAMFYEPLQWMSRLLNWCSRSLTAAERVFEVLDNRPEVQEPPDAVAMPNLQGRVEFRAVTFGYEPHRPVLKSVSFVAQPGQMIGLVGHSGAGKTTTVNLLCRFYDADEGQVLVDGVPITRIRLEDLRTQLGVVPQDTFLFSGTIAENIAYAKPGATREEIVRAAKVANAHDFILRKPDGYETYLGEKGGGLSAGERQRLAIARAVLHDPRILILDEATSQLDVQTEKQVQEAIGRLVKGRTTFAIAHRLSTLRNADRLLVLKNGEIVESGTHDELLAKEDGEFHKLVKTYQEISKVREIER, encoded by the coding sequence ATGTGGAATGAGCCCCTGCCCCCAGGCCTGGCGTTCGACGAGCCGGTGCGGATGTCGGTGGCGGCCGATCTGCGGCCCGACGGCTCGTTCGGCCGCGAGCTGCTGGTCGTGGCCGGCGAAAGGGTGTTCGTCGTCACGGTGGGCGGGATATCCTCATCCCGCGTACCGCGGCGTGGGGACACGCCGCCCACGACGGAAGACCAGCAGACCCCTTCGGTGCGCCTGGAGTTGCCCCTGGCCGAGCTCAAGGAGCCGAAGGCCGAGAGCTTCTTCGGCGGCGGGGCGCTCGAGGTGTCGCACAACGGCTCGCGAGTCGAGCTGGTGCGTTACTCGGCGGCCCGGGCGCGCCGCTTCGCCACCGCCGCGAAAGTGCTCGATAAGTGGCTCAAGGGCGAAGAGGCCCCCCTGCCCGAGGGCGACGACGAGCGCTGCCCCCGCTGCGGCCTGCCGCTGGAGAAAGGCACCAAGGTCTGCTCCGTGTGCGCGCCCAAGGGCCGCGCGCTCCGCCGCCTCATCGCCTACCTGCGGCCTCACCTGAGGTGGGCGCTGCTGCTCATGGGCCTCTCGCTCGCCGCCACGGCGATCGGCCTGATGATCCCGTACCTCCAGAAGCCGCTGATGGACGTCGTGCTGGTGCCCAAGGGCGTGCCGCGCCCGATGCCCGAGCGGCTGCGCATCCTGGGGCTGCTCGTGCTCGCGGGCCTCAGCGCCCACCTGCTCATCACCGCCATCGGCGTCGCCCAGTCGTGGCTCTCCGCCTGGGTGGGCAACCGCATCACCCACGACGTCCGCTGCCAGCTCTACCGCCACCTCCAGTACCTGTCGCTGCGCTTCTACGACCAGCGCGAGCTGGGCACCGTGATCTCGCGGGTGAACCAGGACACGGGGCAGCTCCAGGCCTTCCTCGTGTGGGGCTCGCAGGACCTGGCGGTGAACGTGCTGCGCCTCGTGGGCGTCGGCGTGATGGTGTTCGTGATCAACTGGAAGCTCGCGCTCCTCATCCTCATCCCCGCGCCGTTCGTCACCGTGCTGTCGGGCACGTTCTGGAAGCGCATCCACCACATCATCCACCGCATGTTCCACCGCTGGGGGCGGCTCAACGCGCTGCTGAGCGAGACGCTCAACGGCCTGCGCATCGTCAAGGTCTTCTCGCAGGAGGCCCGCGAAATCCGCCGCTTCGACGCCTCCAGCGCGGACCTCGCGACGGCCGGGGTGCGCGTCGAGTGGGTCTGGTCCGTGCTCTTCTCCGGCATCGGCCTGATGATCGCGCTCGGCACGCTGCTCGTGTGGTACATGGGCGGGCGCGACGTGCTGGGCGGCCGCATGACGCCGGGCGACCTCGTGGCCTTCATGATGTACGTGGCGATGTTCTACGAGCCGCTCCAATGGATGTCGCGCCTGCTCAACTGGTGCAGCCGCTCGCTCACCGCCGCCGAGCGGGTCTTCGAGGTGCTCGACAACCGGCCCGAGGTGCAGGAACCGCCCGACGCCGTGGCGATGCCGAACCTCCAGGGCCGCGTGGAGTTCCGCGCCGTGACCTTCGGCTACGAGCCGCACCGCCCGGTGCTCAAGAGCGTGAGCTTCGTGGCCCAGCCCGGCCAGATGATCGGCCTCGTGGGCCACAGCGGCGCCGGCAAGACCACCACCGTCAACCTCCTGTGCCGCTTCTACGATGCGGACGAGGGCCAGGTGCTGGTGGACGGCGTGCCGATCACCCGCATCCGCCTGGAGGACTTGCGCACCCAGCTCGGCGTGGTGCCGCAGGACACCTTCCTCTTCAGCGGCACCATCGCCGAGAACATCGCCTACGCCAAGCCGGGCGCGACCCGCGAGGAGATCGTCCGCGCCGCCAAGGTGGCCAACGCGCACGACTTCATCCTGCGCAAGCCCGACGGCTACGAGACCTACCTGGGCGAGAAGGGCGGCGGCCTGAGCGCCGGCGAGCGCCAGCGCCTGGCCATCGCCCGCGCCGTGCTGCACGACCCGCGCATCCTCATCCTCGACGAGGCCACCAGCCAGCTCGACGTGCAGACCGAGAAGCAGGTCCAGGAGGCCATCGGCCGTCTGGTCAAGGGCCGCACCACCTTCGCCATCGCCCATCGCCTGTCCACCCTCCGCAACGCCGACCGCCTCCTCGTGCTCAAGAACGGCGAAATCGTCGAGAGCGGCACCCACGACGAACTGTTGGCCAAGGAGGACGGCGAGTTCCACAAGCTCGTGAAGACCTATCAGGAGATATCGAAGGTCCGCGAGATCGAGCGCTAA
- a CDS encoding HEPN domain-containing protein, translated as MNDHTQALIQYRLEQAARAIRSAESLIDCGDLPGSVNRSYYAMFYSVLALLARQGMGASKHTEVIALFSREFIKRGVFPVQLGRWMRAAFDLRLRADYRELFQVTLDHAREALAHAREFLAAVRQELEGK; from the coding sequence GTGAACGACCACACGCAAGCACTCATCCAGTACCGGCTCGAGCAGGCCGCGCGTGCCATTCGCAGCGCCGAGTCGCTGATAGACTGCGGCGATCTCCCCGGCTCTGTGAACCGTTCGTACTACGCCATGTTCTACAGCGTCCTCGCCCTGCTTGCCCGGCAGGGGATGGGCGCGTCGAAACATACCGAAGTGATCGCCCTCTTCAGCCGCGAGTTCATCAAGAGAGGGGTGTTCCCGGTCCAGTTAGGGCGCTGGATGCGCGCCGCATTCGATCTCAGGCTTCGCGCCGACTACCGGGAGCTGTTCCAGGTGACGCTTGACCACGCGCGGGAAGCCCTTGCCCATGCCCGGGAGTTCCTCGCCGCAGTGCGCCAAGAACTCGAAGGCAAGTGA
- a CDS encoding DUF1854 domain-containing protein, whose translation MPFHIHDHGGSGKAADSGPSLPMPDETSSELRFLDPAAVQFRQNGARLQFRCAPADRVGGAAPSHDTVGGTSPSREPRREDTPPTGDTPPTPDDAEWRDVTLVRLFPLTEPEHWVSLVEMNGKEVGVLRDLSRLGHEALRLARDELRRRYLVPRIVRILACRPRADLVEWTVETDRGRQKFLTREVREQIKEHQPTRLSIVDVEGNRYDIPDLAALDPESRRRLDAQL comes from the coding sequence ATGCCCTTCCACATCCACGACCACGGCGGCAGCGGCAAGGCGGCCGATTCCGGCCCCAGCCTGCCCATGCCCGACGAAACATCGTCCGAGCTGCGCTTCCTCGACCCCGCCGCCGTCCAGTTCCGCCAGAACGGCGCCAGGCTTCAGTTCCGCTGCGCGCCGGCCGACAGGGTGGGCGGGGCGGCCCCGTCCCATGACACTGTGGGCGGGACGTCCCCGTCCCGCGAACCGCGGCGTGAGGACACGCCGCCCACAGGGGACACGCCGCCCACACCCGACGACGCCGAATGGCGCGACGTAACGCTCGTGCGCCTGTTCCCCCTCACCGAGCCCGAGCACTGGGTGTCGCTCGTCGAGATGAACGGCAAAGAGGTGGGCGTGCTGCGCGACCTGAGCCGCCTGGGTCACGAGGCGCTGCGCCTGGCGCGCGACGAACTGCGCCGCCGCTACCTCGTGCCGCGCATCGTCCGCATCCTCGCCTGCCGGCCGCGGGCCGACCTCGTCGAGTGGACCGTCGAGACCGACCGCGGCCGCCAGAAGTTCCTCACCCGGGAGGTCCGCGAGCAGATCAAGGAGCACCAGCCCACGCGCCTGAGCATCGTGGACGTCGAGGGCAACCGCTATGACATCCCCGATCTCGCGGCCCTCGACCCCGAGAGCCGCCGGCGCCTCGATGCCCAGTTGTGA